One genomic window of Ktedonobacterales bacterium includes the following:
- a CDS encoding ABC transporter ATP-binding protein, with translation MSASSPTPAPHGPENADISLKAASSAEPLVAIRGVTKDFGKLRALDNFTMNIRPGETYGLIGPNGSGKTTLIRIIVGLTRPTAGEVRILGQRMPNRQIAKDIGYMTQNNALYQELTIRENLEFFGRIYGLRGQPLQQRVSAVLETVDLVDRARSIVETLSGGMKQRVLLASTLIHQPRLLLLDEPTVGIDPELRLAFWDHFIRLNAQGVTIVVSTHHLDEASRCHHLGLMRSGALLAEGQPNELTTLSGKETMEEAFLYFATRTRGQA, from the coding sequence ATGTCCGCCAGTTCGCCAACACCCGCGCCTCATGGTCCAGAGAATGCTGACATCAGCTTGAAGGCCGCGAGCAGCGCCGAGCCACTGGTCGCTATTCGCGGCGTCACCAAGGATTTTGGGAAACTGCGCGCGCTTGACAACTTCACCATGAACATCCGCCCCGGAGAAACCTACGGATTGATCGGCCCTAACGGCTCCGGCAAGACCACGCTGATTCGTATTATTGTTGGGCTGACCAGGCCCACCGCTGGCGAGGTGCGCATCCTGGGGCAGCGCATGCCCAACCGCCAGATCGCCAAAGATATTGGCTATATGACGCAGAACAACGCGCTTTACCAGGAATTGACCATCCGCGAAAACCTGGAGTTCTTTGGCCGCATCTATGGGCTGCGCGGCCAGCCACTTCAGCAGCGCGTGAGCGCCGTACTTGAGACGGTTGACCTCGTTGACCGCGCGCGCAGCATCGTTGAGACCCTCAGCGGCGGCATGAAGCAGCGGGTGCTGCTTGCCAGCACCTTGATTCATCAGCCACGCTTGCTGCTGCTGGACGAGCCAACCGTTGGCATTGATCCTGAACTGCGCCTGGCCTTCTGGGACCACTTTATCCGGCTGAACGCCCAGGGTGTTACTATCGTTGTCTCCACCCATCATCTGGACGAAGCCTCGCGCTGCCATCACCTCGGCCTGATGCGCTCTGGCGCGCTGCTGGCCGAAGGTCAACCCAACGAACTCACCACGCTCTCTGGCAAAGAGACGATGGAAGAAGCCTTCCTGTACTTCGCCACCCGCACCAGGGGCCAGGCGTGA
- a CDS encoding FAD-dependent monooxygenase, whose amino-acid sequence MAEVPQNTPAALVIGAGPTGLMMASELARHGVPCRIIDKLPHASTTSKALGLHSRTLEVFEQIGVLDEALAHGLKQHGVNIYADGQRIIHISFDDLHGPYPFMLNLPQSETERILSQHLEQLGVQVERQVELIDFSQDEQAVTARLRHADSHEETVTTSWLTGCDGAHSAVRHRLNVPFSGSAYPEAFALADVKLHWPLPDDELYLFLSQDGLFAAFPMPGGRYRLIFETAAEAGEEKMPDPTLEEIQGYLNKFAPAGSTASDPAWLAAFRTHLRQAAHTRHGRAFLAGDAAHIHSPAGGQGMNTGLQDAYNLAWKLALVTAGYAPSSLLDTYESERHPVAESVMRTTDMMIKGATLRNPIAQHIRNRLVPLLVQQDFIQQRLTGQISELSINYRKSQIVAEYHHSRFNHGHIIGGPRAGDRAPDATSLLRADGTSVRLFEALRSTKHTLLLMADTDHQEESWQRLTRLADDINASYSQQINVYLVAAGRAAPASGASRAAILLDPELTLHQGYGAIAECLYLIRPDGYIGYRSYPAEAARLIDYLKQILLSER is encoded by the coding sequence ATGGCTGAAGTACCTCAGAACACCCCGGCGGCGCTGGTCATTGGCGCTGGTCCAACCGGCTTGATGATGGCCTCGGAGTTGGCGCGGCATGGTGTCCCGTGTCGCATCATTGATAAATTGCCACACGCCAGCACCACTTCTAAAGCACTCGGTCTGCACTCACGAACGCTGGAGGTCTTCGAGCAGATTGGCGTTCTCGATGAGGCGCTGGCTCATGGTCTCAAGCAACACGGCGTCAACATTTACGCCGACGGCCAGCGCATCATCCACATCAGCTTCGACGACCTGCATGGGCCTTATCCCTTCATGCTGAACCTGCCCCAAAGCGAAACCGAGCGTATCTTGAGCCAGCATCTTGAACAGTTGGGCGTTCAGGTTGAGCGGCAGGTAGAACTGATTGACTTCAGTCAGGACGAGCAGGCTGTCACTGCCAGGCTTCGCCATGCCGACAGCCACGAAGAAACCGTTACCACATCCTGGCTGACCGGCTGCGACGGCGCGCACAGTGCGGTGCGCCACAGGCTCAATGTTCCATTCAGCGGCTCAGCCTATCCTGAAGCCTTCGCGCTGGCCGATGTCAAGCTGCACTGGCCGCTTCCAGACGATGAATTGTACTTGTTTTTGAGCCAGGATGGCCTGTTCGCCGCTTTCCCCATGCCCGGCGGGCGCTATCGCCTGATCTTCGAAACAGCGGCGGAGGCTGGCGAAGAAAAGATGCCAGACCCGACTCTGGAAGAGATCCAGGGGTATCTCAACAAATTCGCCCCGGCGGGGAGTACCGCCAGCGATCCAGCCTGGCTGGCCGCGTTTCGCACCCATCTACGCCAGGCAGCGCACACGCGACACGGGCGCGCCTTCCTGGCTGGCGACGCCGCGCATATCCACAGCCCCGCTGGCGGCCAGGGCATGAATACCGGCCTTCAGGACGCTTATAACCTGGCCTGGAAGCTGGCCCTCGTAACCGCTGGCTACGCGCCATCTTCGCTGCTCGATACCTACGAGAGCGAGCGCCATCCCGTCGCTGAAAGCGTCATGCGCACCACTGATATGATGATCAAAGGCGCAACGCTGCGCAATCCGATTGCCCAGCACATCCGCAACCGGCTTGTGCCGCTGCTGGTACAGCAGGACTTCATCCAGCAGCGCCTGACCGGACAAATCTCCGAGTTAAGCATCAACTATCGCAAGAGCCAGATTGTCGCCGAATACCATCACAGCCGCTTCAATCACGGACACATCATTGGCGGCCCCAGGGCCGGTGATCGCGCGCCGGACGCCACCTCACTGCTGCGTGCGGATGGGACCAGCGTCCGGCTGTTCGAGGCGCTGCGCAGTACAAAGCACACGCTCCTGCTTATGGCTGACACAGACCACCAGGAGGAATCCTGGCAGCGCCTGACGAGGCTGGCTGATGACATCAACGCCAGCTATAGCCAGCAGATCAACGTCTATCTCGTCGCGGCAGGCAGGGCTGCGCCTGCCAGCGGCGCGTCCCGCGCAGCAATCCTGCTGGACCCGGAACTTACACTGCATCAAGGCTACGGCGCGATTGCCGAGTGCCTGTATCTGATTCGCCCCGACGGCTACATCGGCTATCGCAGTTATCCGGCTGAGGCCGCGCGCCTCATTGACTATCTGAAGCAGATATTGCTTTCAGAACGCTAA
- a CDS encoding nitroreductase family deazaflavin-dependent oxidoreductase, which yields MAGQSKSTRLPWFVPIFNPIARLLLAAGIPMGPNVLVTVRGRKSGLPRTTPLTVIEFSDKRWLMAPYGEVNWVRNLRAAGRATITVRRRKEEVTAVELGPTETTAFFRDVLRPRVQRTRVGAWIVRHIDQVDLDHPEEAARGRPVFELHPQ from the coding sequence ATGGCAGGGCAGAGCAAATCCACCCGGCTTCCCTGGTTCGTCCCCATCTTCAACCCCATAGCCCGGCTGCTCCTGGCTGCTGGCATCCCGATGGGACCCAACGTGCTTGTCACTGTGCGAGGTCGCAAGAGCGGTCTGCCTCGGACCACGCCCTTGACCGTCATCGAGTTCTCCGACAAGCGGTGGCTGATGGCCCCCTACGGCGAAGTCAACTGGGTACGCAATTTACGTGCTGCTGGCCGGGCCACTATCACTGTGAGACGGCGAAAAGAAGAGGTGACTGCCGTCGAGTTAGGGCCGACAGAAACCACTGCGTTCTTTCGGGACGTTCTGCGCCCTCGCGTCCAGCGGACACGGGTCGGCGCGTGGATTGTGCGTCACATTGATCAGGTTGATCTCGACCACCCAGAAGAAGCGGCTAGAGGCCGACCAGTTTTCGAACTCCATCCACAATGA
- a CDS encoding isoprenylcysteine carboxylmethyltransferase family protein, with product MTLLKTLLFTVLVPGAVIVYFPLWLLASQEGGFHLEIGSLWMLGMLPFLIGVGIYLWCAWHFTFAGQGTPAPIDPPKHLVARGPYRVVRNPMYVGVLTALLGEALLFHSLSLVIYAALVFVAVHLFVVFYEEPRLRRQFGASYQDYCAQVPRWIPRLSLWRRKRSLAG from the coding sequence ATGACACTGCTAAAGACACTACTGTTCACCGTCCTGGTTCCCGGCGCGGTAATAGTCTATTTCCCTTTGTGGCTGCTGGCCTCCCAGGAGGGCGGATTTCATCTGGAGATAGGCTCGCTCTGGATGCTTGGGATGCTTCCCTTCCTGATCGGTGTGGGCATCTACCTGTGGTGCGCGTGGCATTTTACCTTTGCAGGCCAGGGGACGCCCGCCCCGATTGACCCGCCGAAACATCTGGTGGCAAGAGGCCCATACCGCGTGGTGAGGAACCCAATGTACGTGGGCGTTCTCACGGCCTTGCTTGGCGAGGCGCTGCTGTTCCACTCGCTGAGCCTTGTCATCTACGCCGCGCTGGTCTTCGTGGCTGTTCACCTGTTTGTCGTGTTCTATGAAGAGCCGCGCTTGCGGCGACAGTTTGGCGCATCCTACCAGGACTACTGCGCCCAGGTACCCCGCTGGATTCCGCGTCTGTCACTCTGGCGACGAAAGCGTTCTCTTGCTGGCTGA